The Candidatus Abyssobacteria bacterium SURF_5 genome has a segment encoding these proteins:
- the cadA gene encoding cadmium-translocating P-type ATPase produces the protein MSGHSSETITKPTTEITIAIAGMDCPSCAEKVEKAVARMEGVVSAAVNFTGGNIVVLAEEGTDVAAIEQQVQKLGYKTGRLPGEATDKFYVEGMDCPDESSIIERKLRSLDGVRNVAFNLVSAEVTVSYDSRALTHQQLLRAIRETGMAARPTGAPAKKEVPAGHDQLVHTLAAGIFLAAGFILSLLGVDPLAVTGFYLLGMLFGGYHIYRKAVYSARSFTFDMNVLMTIAVIGAAAINEWLEAATVVFLFSGAQYLEMHTMDRARNAIHSLMKLAPENALVRRSSQEVVVPVSEVEIGEILIVRPGDKIPLDGKVIAGLSAVNQAPITGESTPVVKQKEDDVFAGTINGDGFLEVQATHRADDTTLARIIHLVEEAQAQRAPMQNFVDKFTKYYTPSVIALAALVVAVPPLAFGAPFVEWLSRGLVLLVIACPCALVISTPISIAAGLASAARHGVLIKGGIYLEKAGMLNAIAFDKTGTLTLGHPCVKEIIPLDNVTPGELLSIAASVESRSEHHLGRSIVEEARRLGIPVKPVEAFLSIPGKGAEATIDGKNYYVGSHRLFKELNFCTPHLDERMNEIEKKTQTVVLVGNQEAPLGIIVLIDSLRKHSTEALRRLRDIGIRKMIMITGDNRGTAEAIASQLGIEYRSELLPQDKVDALRGLVEEYEYVAMIGDGVNDAPALAASTIGVAMGTAGSDTALETADVALMADDLLKLPFAISLSRKTLAIIKQNIALSILIKLLFLSLAVLGLATLWMAVFADMGASLLVIFNGMRLLAVNDTLGLQK, from the coding sequence CCATAGCCGGAATGGATTGTCCTTCCTGTGCGGAAAAGGTCGAGAAGGCCGTCGCGCGAATGGAAGGGGTAGTGAGCGCGGCCGTGAACTTCACCGGCGGCAACATCGTCGTTCTTGCCGAAGAAGGGACCGACGTTGCCGCGATCGAGCAGCAAGTCCAGAAGCTCGGCTACAAGACCGGCCGGCTGCCGGGTGAAGCGACCGACAAGTTTTATGTCGAAGGGATGGACTGTCCGGACGAATCATCCATAATCGAGCGCAAACTGCGGTCGCTCGACGGCGTGAGGAACGTCGCCTTCAATCTGGTATCGGCGGAGGTCACGGTCTCGTACGATTCGCGCGCGCTGACTCACCAGCAGCTTCTTCGCGCGATTCGGGAAACCGGAATGGCGGCCAGGCCGACGGGCGCCCCCGCGAAAAAGGAAGTGCCGGCCGGTCACGACCAGTTGGTACACACTCTCGCGGCGGGCATCTTCCTTGCCGCCGGATTCATCCTCTCGCTCCTGGGCGTCGATCCCCTGGCGGTGACAGGTTTTTACCTGCTCGGCATGCTCTTCGGCGGCTACCACATTTACCGCAAGGCCGTCTATTCCGCCCGAAGTTTCACGTTCGACATGAACGTCCTGATGACGATCGCCGTCATCGGGGCGGCCGCAATAAACGAATGGCTCGAGGCGGCGACGGTCGTTTTTCTTTTCTCGGGCGCGCAGTATCTCGAAATGCACACCATGGATCGCGCGCGCAACGCCATCCATTCTCTTATGAAGCTGGCGCCCGAAAATGCGCTCGTTCGCCGGAGCAGTCAGGAGGTTGTCGTTCCGGTGAGCGAGGTGGAAATCGGTGAAATTCTTATTGTGCGGCCGGGCGACAAGATTCCGCTCGATGGAAAGGTTATCGCCGGTCTCAGCGCAGTCAACCAGGCGCCGATCACCGGCGAATCGACTCCTGTCGTCAAGCAAAAGGAGGATGACGTTTTCGCCGGCACGATCAACGGAGACGGTTTTCTCGAGGTGCAGGCGACGCATCGGGCGGACGATACGACGCTCGCGCGCATTATTCATCTGGTCGAGGAAGCGCAGGCGCAGCGCGCCCCGATGCAGAATTTCGTGGACAAATTCACGAAGTACTATACGCCTTCCGTCATCGCGCTTGCGGCCCTGGTAGTCGCGGTCCCGCCGCTCGCCTTCGGAGCCCCATTCGTCGAGTGGCTGTCCCGCGGCCTAGTGCTGCTCGTCATAGCGTGCCCGTGCGCGCTCGTGATCTCGACCCCCATCTCCATCGCGGCCGGGCTTGCAAGCGCCGCGCGCCACGGCGTTCTCATAAAGGGCGGCATCTATCTTGAGAAGGCGGGCATGCTCAATGCCATCGCGTTCGACAAGACCGGCACCCTCACGCTCGGGCATCCATGCGTCAAGGAAATTATCCCGCTCGACAACGTGACGCCGGGCGAGCTCCTCAGCATCGCGGCAAGCGTCGAATCAAGGTCCGAGCATCACCTCGGCCGCTCGATTGTGGAGGAGGCCCGCCGGCTGGGTATCCCGGTCAAACCCGTCGAGGCGTTCCTGTCCATTCCCGGCAAGGGCGCCGAGGCGACAATCGACGGAAAGAATTACTACGTCGGCAGTCACCGCCTCTTCAAAGAACTGAATTTCTGCACGCCGCACCTCGACGAGCGCATGAATGAGATCGAGAAGAAAACCCAGACAGTCGTGCTCGTCGGCAATCAGGAGGCGCCGCTGGGGATCATCGTGCTGATCGACTCGCTGCGCAAGCACTCGACCGAGGCGCTGCGACGCCTGCGCGACATCGGGATTCGCAAGATGATCATGATCACCGGCGATAATCGCGGCACAGCCGAAGCGATAGCGAGCCAGTTGGGCATCGAATACCGGTCGGAGCTCCTGCCGCAGGACAAGGTGGACGCCCTGCGCGGGTTGGTCGAGGAGTATGAATACGTGGCGATGATCGGCGATGGCGTCAATGATGCTCCCGCTTTGGCCGCATCAACCATCGGCGTGGCGATGGGGACGGCCGGCTCGGATACGGCGCTTGAAACAGCCGATGTCGCCCTCATGGCCGACGACCTGCTCAAGCTCCCGTTTGCCATCTCGCTCAGCCGCAAAACGCTCGCGATCATCAAGCAGAACATCGCGCTCTCCATCCTTATTAAATTGCTCTTCCTCAGCCTCGCGGTGCTCGGACTAGCGACGCTGTGGATGGCGGTTTTCGCCGATATGGGCGCATCTCTTC